One genomic region from Mesorhizobium terrae encodes:
- a CDS encoding GNAT family N-acetyltransferase, translating into MSFTLRRLVLEDMDRVAIVLRQAFDERLPWLAGLHTPDEDRAFFRNHVYRTCEIWGALDGDIVGFIAFRDGWVDQLYVLPAHQGRGMGTALLDIAKAASPRVQLWTFQKNWAARAFYEKHGFAVIEETDGSSNEEREPDILYLWQKQSAANGSV; encoded by the coding sequence ATGTCCTTCACGTTACGCCGCCTGGTTCTTGAGGACATGGATCGTGTCGCCATCGTCCTGCGGCAAGCCTTCGACGAGCGACTGCCCTGGCTTGCCGGGCTGCACACGCCCGACGAGGACAGGGCCTTCTTCCGAAATCACGTCTATCGGACATGCGAGATCTGGGGTGCGCTAGACGGCGATATCGTCGGCTTCATCGCGTTCCGGGACGGCTGGGTGGACCAGCTTTACGTGCTGCCGGCCCATCAGGGACGCGGTATGGGCACGGCATTGCTGGATATCGCCAAGGCAGCCTCACCGAGGGTGCAACTATGGACGTTCCAGAAGAATTGGGCTGCGCGCGCTTTCTACGAAAAACACGGTTTTGCCGTCATCGAGGAAACCGACGGCAGCAGCAATGAAGAGCGCGAGCCCGACATTCTCTATCTGTGGCAGAAGCAATCTGCGGCGAACGGCTCAGTCTAG
- the hutC gene encoding histidine utilization repressor, whose protein sequence is MTMTAEPSSLHQRILSDISEKILSGTWAPGHRIPFEHELTAEYSCSRMTVNKALSQLAKAGLIERRRRSGSFVRQPHSQAAILEIHDIRTEVEVTGLPYRYERVSRHKRRSNTEDRDLLGLETAGPVLALECRHFAGKRPFCQERRLINLTAVPEADEEEFFDISPSPWLVGRVPWNAAEHRIRAMAADQAIATALDIAVGAPCLVVERRTWNAEHPVTQVRFVYAAESHELVARFAPSQGT, encoded by the coding sequence ATGACCATGACAGCGGAACCGTCGTCGCTGCATCAGCGTATCCTGTCTGACATCAGCGAGAAGATCCTGTCGGGAACCTGGGCCCCCGGCCATCGCATTCCCTTCGAGCATGAACTGACCGCCGAGTACAGTTGCTCGCGCATGACGGTGAACAAGGCGCTGTCGCAGTTGGCCAAGGCCGGGCTGATCGAGCGCCGCCGCCGCTCCGGCAGTTTCGTGCGCCAGCCGCATTCGCAGGCGGCGATTCTCGAAATCCACGATATCCGCACCGAGGTCGAGGTGACCGGCCTGCCCTACCGCTACGAGCGCGTGTCGCGACACAAGCGCCGCTCCAACACCGAAGATCGCGACCTGCTCGGCCTCGAAACCGCCGGACCGGTACTGGCGCTGGAATGCCGGCACTTCGCCGGCAAGCGGCCGTTCTGCCAGGAACGGCGCCTGATCAACCTGACCGCCGTGCCGGAAGCGGACGAAGAAGAGTTCTTCGACATCAGCCCGAGCCCCTGGCTGGTCGGGCGCGTGCCGTGGAATGCCGCCGAACATCGCATCCGCGCCATGGCGGCGGACCAGGCGATTGCAACTGCTCTCGACATTGCGGTCGGCGCGCCTTGCCTGGTGGTGGAGCGGCGTACCTGGAACGCCGAACACCCGGTCACGCAGGTGCGTTTCGTCTATGCCGCCGAAAGCCACGAGTTGGTGGCTCGCTTCGCCCCATCTCAGGGAACCTAA
- a CDS encoding formimidoylglutamate deiminase, with protein MTAIFAEQALLADGWRRNVRIAVSNGALASVQPDTTAQPGDERHAIVVPGMPNLHSHAFQRGMAGLAETRGPGADSFWSWREVMYRFALSMTPDDVEAVASQLYVEMLEAGFCRVGEFHYLHHDHDGSAYANIAEMAERIAAAASATGLGLTLLPVFYAHSSFGGTAPNEGQRRFINDLNAFSKLLDKSRKTVGALDGGVVGVAPHSLRAATPAELTDVAKLLPLAPIHIHIAEQVKEVDDCVAWSGKRPVEWLLENQQVDSRWCLIHATHMTDAETIAMAKSGAIAGLCPITEANLGDGTFSGPLFSSHGGRYGVGSDSNVLIGVSDELRQLEYSERILHRARNVLVAPGQSNGRNLFNSALVGGNQALGVAKTGLEAGAPADFVSLDANHPSLAGKSGDAILDAWIFANGTQIDCAWVHGKKRVENGRHFAREAIAERFRNVMIKLSAG; from the coding sequence GTGACGGCAATCTTTGCGGAACAGGCGCTTTTAGCCGACGGCTGGCGCAGGAATGTGCGCATCGCGGTTTCCAACGGCGCGCTTGCCTCGGTGCAACCCGACACCACCGCGCAGCCCGGCGACGAACGGCACGCCATCGTCGTCCCGGGCATGCCGAACCTGCACAGCCACGCCTTTCAGCGTGGCATGGCCGGCCTTGCCGAAACGCGCGGCCCCGGCGCCGACTCTTTCTGGAGCTGGCGCGAGGTGATGTATCGCTTCGCGCTGTCGATGACGCCCGACGATGTCGAGGCGGTCGCGTCGCAGCTTTATGTCGAGATGCTCGAGGCCGGTTTTTGCCGAGTTGGCGAGTTCCACTATCTGCATCATGACCACGACGGCAGCGCCTATGCCAACATCGCGGAAATGGCCGAGCGCATCGCCGCCGCCGCCAGCGCGACCGGGCTAGGGCTGACCTTGCTGCCGGTGTTCTATGCGCATTCCAGCTTCGGCGGCACCGCGCCCAACGAAGGACAGAGGCGTTTCATCAACGATCTCAACGCGTTCTCGAAACTTCTCGACAAATCGCGGAAGACTGTAGGCGCCCTCGATGGAGGCGTTGTCGGCGTCGCACCGCACAGCCTGCGCGCCGCGACGCCGGCGGAGCTGACGGATGTGGCCAAGCTGCTCCCACTGGCGCCGATCCACATCCACATCGCCGAGCAGGTGAAGGAAGTGGACGACTGCGTTGCCTGGTCAGGCAAGCGGCCGGTCGAATGGCTGCTCGAAAACCAGCAGGTCGACAGCCGCTGGTGTCTGATCCACGCCACCCACATGACCGATGCCGAGACGATCGCCATGGCGAAATCCGGCGCTATCGCCGGGCTGTGCCCGATTACCGAGGCTAATCTGGGAGACGGCACCTTTTCCGGGCCCCTGTTCTCAAGCCATGGCGGCCGCTACGGCGTCGGTTCCGATTCCAACGTGCTGATCGGCGTCAGTGACGAACTGCGCCAGCTCGAATATTCCGAGCGCATCCTGCACCGCGCCCGCAACGTTTTGGTCGCGCCCGGCCAATCCAACGGCCGGAACTTGTTCAACTCCGCCCTGGTCGGCGGCAACCAGGCGCTCGGTGTTGCGAAAACCGGCCTCGAAGCCGGCGCGCCCGCCGATTTCGTCTCGCTTGATGCGAACCACCCTTCACTTGCCGGCAAATCCGGCGACGCCATTCTCGACGCGTGGATCTTCGCGAACGGCACGCAAATTGACTGCGCATGGGTGCATGGCAAGAAACGGGTCGAGAACGGCCGTCATTTTGCGCGCGAGGCCATTGCCGAACGCTTCCGGAATGTGATGATCAAGCTGTCGGCCGGTTGA
- the hutI gene encoding imidazolonepropionase: protein MAEEEKGRAGASRVWRNARLATLAETAAGLGEIERGAVVARDGRIAYAGPEADMPATPSGTQIVDCEGRWITPGLIDCHTHLIHAGNRANEFEMRLTGATYEEVARAGGGIVSSVKALRAASEDELVAQTLPRLDALMAEGVTTVEVKSGYGLDLANEKKSLRAARRLGVARPVTVRTTFLGAHALPVEANGDKDAYIDLVAKTMLPAVAADKLADAVDGFCEGIAFSPEQIARVFDAAKAAGLPVKLHADQLSNLNGAALAARYGALSADHLEYTDDAGAAAMAKAGTVAGILPGAYYFIRETKKPPIALFRQHGVKMAVATDNNPGTSPLTSLLLTTNMAATLFGMTVDECIAGITREAARALGLQGETGTLEAGKWADLAIWDIERPAELVYRMGFNPLHARIWRGQ, encoded by the coding sequence ATGGCTGAGGAGGAGAAGGGCCGGGCAGGGGCAAGCCGCGTGTGGCGCAATGCGCGCCTTGCGACGCTGGCCGAAACTGCCGCAGGTCTTGGTGAAATCGAACGCGGCGCCGTCGTGGCGCGCGATGGCCGCATTGCCTATGCTGGTCCCGAAGCGGACATGCCGGCAACTCCTTCCGGAACTCAAATCGTCGATTGCGAAGGCCGTTGGATCACGCCCGGCCTTATCGACTGCCACACCCATCTCATCCATGCCGGTAACCGCGCCAACGAATTCGAGATGCGGCTGACTGGCGCCACCTATGAAGAAGTCGCCCGCGCCGGCGGCGGCATCGTTTCCTCGGTGAAGGCGCTGCGTGCGGCGAGCGAGGATGAGCTGGTCGCGCAGACCCTGCCGCGCCTCGATGCGTTGATGGCCGAAGGCGTCACTACCGTAGAGGTGAAATCCGGCTACGGGCTCGATCTCGCCAATGAGAAGAAGTCGTTGAGGGCGGCGCGCCGCCTCGGCGTGGCGCGCCCGGTGACGGTGCGCACCACCTTCCTCGGCGCGCATGCGCTGCCGGTCGAGGCCAATGGCGACAAGGACGCTTACATCGACCTGGTGGCCAAAACGATGCTGCCGGCGGTCGCCGCCGACAAGCTCGCCGACGCCGTCGACGGTTTCTGCGAGGGCATCGCCTTTTCGCCGGAGCAGATTGCCCGCGTTTTCGACGCAGCGAAGGCTGCCGGCCTGCCGGTGAAGCTGCATGCCGACCAGCTGTCCAACCTGAATGGTGCCGCGCTTGCGGCCCGCTATGGTGCGCTCTCGGCCGATCATCTCGAATATACCGACGATGCCGGTGCCGCGGCGATGGCCAAGGCTGGAACGGTCGCCGGCATCCTGCCCGGCGCCTATTATTTCATCCGCGAGACGAAGAAGCCGCCGATCGCACTGTTTCGCCAGCATGGCGTGAAGATGGCGGTGGCCACCGACAACAATCCTGGCACTTCGCCGCTCACCTCGCTGCTGCTCACCACGAACATGGCGGCGACGTTGTTTGGCATGACCGTTGACGAATGCATCGCCGGCATCACCCGCGAAGCCGCCCGCGCACTCGGATTGCAGGGCGAAACCGGCACGCTGGAAGCCGGTAAATGGGCCGACCTCGCCATCTGGGATATCGAGCGGCCGGCTGAACTTGTTTATCGCATGGGCTTCAATCCGCTCCATGCTCGTATCTGGAGGGGACAATGA
- the hutH gene encoding histidine ammonia-lyase → MTELVLKPGNATLADWRAIYRGAVPVLDPSCKPAIEASARAVERIVAKGEPVYGINTGFGKLASVRIPAADLETLQRNIVLSHAAGVGEPMPVAVARLMMALKLASLAQGASGVKPATIDLLQKMLANDVIPVVPAQGSVGASGDLAPLSHMTAVMIGVGECFTPHGRFPSRVAFASHGLEPVTLGAKEGLALLNGTQFSTAYALAGLFEAEVLYQSALIAGALSTDAAKGSDAPFDPRIHLLRKHRGQIETAEALRNLMAGSAIRESHRVGDERVQDPYCLRCQPQVMGAALDVLRKAADTLQTEANGVTDNPLIFAEDDTALSGGNFHAEPVAFAADMIALAVCEIGSLSERRIAMLVDPALSGMPAFLTPKPGLNSGFMIPQVTAAALVSENKQKAYPASVDSIPTSANQEDHVSMAAHGARRLIGMIENATAVIGIELLAAAQGCDFHQPLASSAALEAVRKAVRTQVPYLDDDRHFHPDMEKAIALVRGGALVEAAKAIKLPAISGGAA, encoded by the coding sequence ATGACCGAACTCGTACTGAAACCCGGAAACGCCACGCTGGCCGACTGGCGCGCCATCTATCGCGGCGCCGTGCCGGTGCTCGATCCATCCTGCAAGCCGGCCATCGAGGCCAGCGCCAGGGCGGTCGAGCGCATCGTCGCCAAGGGTGAGCCGGTCTATGGCATCAACACCGGCTTCGGCAAACTCGCCAGCGTGCGCATTCCCGCCGCCGACCTTGAAACGCTCCAGCGCAACATCGTGCTCAGCCATGCCGCCGGCGTCGGTGAGCCGATGCCTGTCGCGGTGGCGCGATTGATGATGGCGCTGAAGCTCGCCTCGCTGGCGCAGGGCGCTTCCGGCGTGAAGCCAGCGACGATCGATCTCTTGCAGAAGATGCTGGCCAACGACGTCATTCCGGTGGTGCCGGCGCAAGGCTCGGTCGGCGCTTCTGGCGATCTTGCGCCGCTCTCGCACATGACGGCGGTGATGATCGGCGTTGGCGAATGCTTTACCCCGCATGGCCGCTTCCCGTCCAGGGTCGCCTTTGCCTCGCACGGCCTGGAACCGGTGACGCTGGGCGCCAAGGAAGGGCTGGCGCTGCTCAATGGCACGCAGTTCTCCACCGCCTATGCGCTGGCCGGCCTGTTCGAGGCAGAAGTGCTTTATCAATCGGCGCTGATAGCCGGCGCGCTGTCGACGGATGCCGCGAAAGGTTCCGACGCGCCGTTCGATCCGCGCATTCATCTCTTGCGCAAGCATCGCGGCCAGATCGAGACCGCGGAAGCGCTGCGCAACCTGATGGCCGGCAGCGCCATCCGCGAATCCCACCGCGTCGGCGACGAGCGCGTGCAGGACCCGTATTGCCTGCGCTGCCAGCCGCAGGTCATGGGCGCCGCACTCGACGTTCTGCGCAAGGCCGCCGACACGCTGCAAACCGAGGCCAACGGCGTCACCGACAACCCGCTGATCTTCGCCGAGGACGACACCGCGCTGTCCGGCGGCAATTTCCATGCCGAGCCGGTGGCGTTCGCCGCCGACATGATCGCGCTCGCCGTCTGCGAGATCGGCTCGCTGTCGGAGCGGCGCATCGCCATGCTGGTCGATCCGGCGCTGTCCGGCATGCCGGCCTTCCTGACGCCAAAACCCGGCCTCAACTCCGGTTTCATGATCCCGCAGGTGACGGCGGCCGCACTCGTTTCCGAAAACAAACAGAAGGCCTATCCGGCCTCGGTCGATTCCATCCCGACCTCGGCCAACCAGGAAGACCACGTCTCGATGGCCGCGCATGGCGCGCGCCGCCTGATCGGCATGATCGAGAACGCCACCGCCGTGATCGGCATCGAATTGCTTGCCGCGGCCCAGGGCTGCGATTTCCACCAGCCGCTGGCTTCCAGTGCCGCGCTGGAGGCCGTGCGCAAGGCGGTGCGGACGCAGGTGCCTTATCTCGACGACGACCGTCATTTCCATCCCGACATGGAAAAGGCGATCGCGCTGGTGCGCGGTGGCGCGCTGGTCGAGGCCGCCAAGGCGATCAAGCTGCCGGCGATCAGCGGGGGCGCTGCATGA
- the hutG gene encoding N-formylglutamate deformylase — protein sequence MTQPAWLTVQRGEAPLLVSIPHTGTDLAGLDDRFVSAWLARRDADWWIEQLYDFAVGLGATVVRTTISRSVIDVNRDPSGVSLYPGQATTELCPTTTFDGEPLYKSGLEPNTDDVAGRRKIYFEPYHAALEAEIARLRGLHGKIVLYDCHSIRSVIPRLFEGKLPLFNLGTNSGKSADPALEKKVADIMVATGRPWVVNGRFKGGWITRDHGRPQDGVHALQMELSCRGYMLEPEGKVGPANWPSRYDPEFAAPMRATLTEILTTALNWAKA from the coding sequence ATGACGCAGCCCGCCTGGCTCACCGTCCAGCGCGGCGAGGCGCCGCTGCTGGTCTCGATCCCGCACACCGGTACCGACCTTGCCGGGCTGGACGATCGTTTCGTCTCTGCCTGGCTCGCCCGCCGCGACGCCGACTGGTGGATCGAGCAGCTTTACGATTTCGCCGTCGGCCTCGGCGCCACCGTGGTGCGCACCACGATCTCGCGTTCCGTCATCGACGTGAACCGCGATCCGTCCGGCGTCTCGCTTTATCCGGGGCAGGCGACGACGGAACTGTGCCCGACAACGACCTTCGACGGTGAACCGCTCTATAAATCAGGGCTTGAGCCGAACACCGACGACGTGGCCGGGCGCCGCAAGATCTATTTCGAACCATACCATGCCGCGCTCGAGGCCGAGATCGCGCGGCTGCGCGGCCTGCACGGCAAGATCGTGCTCTACGATTGCCACTCGATCCGTTCCGTCATCCCGAGGCTGTTCGAAGGCAAGCTGCCGCTGTTCAACCTTGGCACCAATTCCGGCAAGAGCGCCGATCCGGCGCTTGAGAAAAAGGTCGCCGACATCATGGTCGCGACGGGGCGGCCCTGGGTCGTCAACGGCCGCTTCAAGGGCGGCTGGATCACCCGCGATCATGGCCGGCCGCAAGACGGCGTCCATGCCTTGCAGATGGAGCTTTCCTGCCGTGGCTACATGCTGGAGCCGGAAGGCAAGGTCGGTCCGGCCAACTGGCCGAGCCGCTACGATCCCGAATTCGCCGCGCCGATGCGCGCGACGCTGACTGAAATCCTGACGACCGCACTCAACTGGGCGAAGGCCTGA
- the hutU gene encoding urocanate hydratase, which produces MTQHTRIDNSRTIRAATGTELTAKSWLTEAPLRMLMNNLDPIVAEKPGELVVYGGIGRAARDWDSFDRIAGALRKLEADETLLVQSGKPVGVFKTHKDAPRVLLANSNLVPHWATWEHFNALDKKGLMMYGQMTAGSWIYIGSQGIVQGTYETFVELGRQHYNGDLSGRWILTAGLGGMGGAQPLAATMAGASCLAVECQPSRIEMRLKTGYVDVQAKDLDDALAIIDKACKEKKAISVALLGNAADIFPELVKRGVRPDAVTDQTSAHDPVNGYLPQGWTVGQWEEKRERDPNAVVVAAKKSMATHVKAMLDFHKMGVPTVDYGNNIRQMALEEGVKDAFDFPGFVPAYIRPLFCRGIGPFRWAALSGDPEDIYKTDAKVKELTPGNHHLHNWLDMAQKRIKFQGLPARICWVGLGDRHRLGLAFNEMVAKGELKAPVVIGRDHLDSGSVASPNRETEAMKDGSDAVSDWPLLNALLNTASGATWVSLHHGGGVGMGFSQHSGMVVVADGTEDAARRLERVLWNDPATGVMRHADAGYDIAIECAREHQLNLPGILG; this is translated from the coding sequence ATGACCCAACACACCCGTATCGACAATTCCCGCACCATCCGCGCCGCCACCGGCACCGAGCTGACCGCCAAGAGCTGGCTCACCGAAGCGCCGCTGCGCATGCTGATGAACAATCTCGACCCGATCGTCGCCGAAAAGCCCGGCGAGCTGGTGGTCTATGGCGGCATCGGCCGCGCCGCCCGCGACTGGGACAGTTTCGACCGCATCGCCGGCGCGCTGCGCAAGCTCGAGGCTGACGAGACGCTGCTCGTTCAGTCCGGCAAGCCGGTCGGCGTGTTCAAGACGCACAAGGATGCACCGCGGGTTTTGCTGGCCAATTCCAACCTCGTGCCGCACTGGGCGACCTGGGAGCATTTCAACGCGCTCGATAAGAAGGGCCTGATGATGTACGGCCAGATGACGGCCGGTTCCTGGATCTATATCGGCTCGCAGGGCATCGTGCAGGGCACCTACGAGACCTTCGTCGAGCTCGGCCGCCAGCACTACAATGGCGACCTGTCCGGCCGCTGGATCCTCACCGCCGGCCTCGGCGGCATGGGCGGCGCGCAGCCGCTGGCCGCCACCATGGCCGGCGCCTCCTGCCTTGCCGTCGAGTGCCAGCCCTCGCGCATCGAGATGCGTCTGAAGACCGGTTATGTCGACGTCCAGGCCAAGGACCTCGACGATGCGCTGGCCATCATCGACAAGGCCTGCAAGGAAAAGAAGGCGATTTCCGTGGCGCTGCTCGGCAACGCCGCCGACATCTTCCCCGAACTGGTGAAGCGTGGCGTGCGCCCCGACGCGGTCACCGACCAGACCTCGGCCCACGATCCGGTCAATGGCTATCTGCCGCAGGGATGGACCGTCGGGCAATGGGAAGAAAAGCGCGAGCGCGATCCCAACGCTGTCGTCGTCGCCGCCAAGAAATCCATGGCCACCCATGTCAAGGCGATGCTCGACTTCCATAAGATGGGCGTGCCCACCGTCGATTACGGCAACAACATCCGCCAGATGGCACTGGAGGAAGGTGTCAAGGACGCCTTCGATTTCCCCGGTTTCGTGCCGGCCTATATCCGTCCGCTCTTCTGCCGCGGCATCGGCCCGTTCCGCTGGGCAGCACTCTCGGGCGATCCGGAGGATATCTACAAGACCGACGCCAAGGTGAAGGAACTGACCCCCGGCAATCATCACCTGCACAACTGGCTCGACATGGCGCAGAAGCGTATCAAGTTCCAGGGCCTGCCGGCGCGCATCTGCTGGGTCGGCCTCGGCGACCGTCACCGCCTCGGCCTCGCCTTCAACGAAATGGTCGCCAAGGGTGAATTGAAGGCCCCGGTCGTCATCGGCCGCGATCATCTCGATTCCGGCTCGGTCGCGTCGCCCAACCGCGAGACGGAAGCGATGAAGGACGGTTCGGATGCCGTGTCCGACTGGCCGCTGCTGAATGCTCTGCTCAACACCGCGTCAGGTGCCACCTGGGTGTCGCTGCATCACGGCGGCGGCGTCGGCATGGGCTTCTCGCAGCATTCCGGCATGGTCGTCGTCGCCGACGGCACGGAAGATGCGGCACGCCGGCTCGAGCGTGTGTTGTGGAACGATCCGGCCACTGGTGTCATGCGCCATGCCGATGCCGGCTACGACATCGCCATCGAATGCGCCAGGGAACACCAGCTCAACCTGCCGGGCATCCTGGGCTAA
- a CDS encoding HutD/Ves family protein produces the protein MRILRAADYRSMPWKNGGGVTTEIAVSPAGAGLDDFDWRISMARVEAGGPFSVFAGIDRTLSILEGEGMRLTIAGRAPVELTRASDPLFFPADAATDASLPAGPITDLNVMTRRGRARHGVRRLVLAKPFDFVSEAATTLLFCHQGSIAIGESSPVALDAHDTLWLDGASETLRLVPQPHAILFVIAIQND, from the coding sequence ATGCGCATCCTGCGTGCGGCCGATTATCGTTCCATGCCGTGGAAGAACGGCGGCGGCGTGACGACGGAAATCGCCGTCTCGCCGGCCGGCGCCGGACTGGACGATTTCGACTGGCGCATCTCGATGGCGCGCGTCGAGGCGGGCGGGCCGTTCTCGGTCTTTGCCGGCATCGACCGCACGCTGTCGATCCTGGAAGGCGAGGGGATGCGGCTGACGATCGCCGGCCGCGCGCCGGTCGAGCTCACGCGCGCATCCGATCCGCTTTTCTTTCCCGCCGACGCGGCGACCGATGCGTCGCTGCCGGCGGGACCGATTACCGACCTCAATGTCATGACCCGCCGTGGCCGCGCGCGCCACGGCGTTCGCCGGCTGGTGCTTGCCAAGCCGTTCGACTTCGTCTCTGAAGCCGCCACCACGCTTCTGTTCTGCCATCAAGGCAGCATCGCGATCGGCGAATCGTCGCCCGTCGCGCTCGATGCCCACGACACGCTGTGGCTCGACGGAGCCAGCGAAACGCTGCGGCTCGTGCCCCAGCCGCACGCGATCCTTTTTGTGATCGCCATCCAAAACGATTAA